The following nucleotide sequence is from Tardiphaga sp. 709.
TGGTCCTTCGGAGCGCCATGCCTGATCCCGCGCGGATTCCCCGCGCCTTGACAGCGAGACCCCAGCAGCTAGCTATGAATGAAAGACGGCAAAAGCGGGAGTGCAAACAATGGCCGACGCGCGCGACGACACATCCGGCTTTGCCAGCGACGACGATGTTCCGATCCAGTATATGGCCCGCACCCGCGCCTATTATCAGGCGATCGGCTATGACGTTCCCTATCGCTGGGCCCATCACATCGACACGCCGTTCCAGCCGCTGAAGAAACCGCTGGCGCAGTCGCGCGTCGCCATCGTCACCACCGCAGCGCCCTTCGATCCCGACAAGGGCGATCAGGGTCCGGGCGCGCTCTACAACGGCGGCGCCAAGTTCTATCAGGTCTATGACGGCGATACGTCGGTCGATCATGACCTGCGCATCTCGCACATCGCCTATGATCGCGTGCACACGAGGGCGGACGACAGCGGCACCTGGTTTCCCCTGCCCGCACTGCGCGCACTCGCCGCATCGGGCCGCATCGGCAGTGTCGCGCCGCGCTTCTACGGCGCACCGACCAATCGCAGCCATCGCGTAACCCTTGAGACCGATGCACCGGAGATCGTGAAGCGCGCGAAGGCCGATAGTGTCGATGTCGCCGTGCTGGTGCCGAATTGCCCGGTCTGCCATCAGACCATCAGCCTCGTCGCCCGCGAGCTGGAGGCCAATGGCATTGCCACTGTGGTAGCGGGCTGCGCCAAGGACATTGTCGAACACGCTGCCGTGCCCCGTTTCCTGTTCAGCGACTTCCCGCTCGGCAATTCCGCCGGCAAGCCACATGACAAGGCCTCGCAGGCGCAAACCCTGGAACTGGCGCTGCGCATGCTGGAATCCGCCGTGGGTCCGCAGACCACCCTGCAGTCGCCGCAGCGCTGGGCTAGGGACGCTGTCTGGAAGCGCGACTACAACAATGTCGCCCTGCTCAGCGCCGAGGAACTGGCGCGCCGGCGGGCCGAATTCGACAGGCAGAAGGACATTGCCCGGGGATTGCGCGAGACGGCGGGCTGAGCCCGCCCTGAGGCCGATCACCCCGTCTTTCGGCGATCGCCCTTAACTTTGGTTTACGTTAAATCTGCTCAATCCGCGCGAGAGCCTTCCCCGGCGGATGGAACTGCGTACAGTCCCCGCCTGTAACCTCAGGGGACCTCAGGACATGGACGAGCGGCGCAAGAACGTCAGAGACAAGGTGATCTACGGTGCCGTCGCGTCCAAGGACCAGAAGGCCAAGGAATGTGTCGTGCGCGACATTTCCGAAGACGGCGCCCGCATCGAATTTGGAAGCGGCGCGCGGCTGCCGAAGGATGAGCTGACACTCAACATCGCGCGAAAGGGCCGTTCGTTCCTCGCGAGGATCGTCTGGTGGCGCGACAACATCGTCGGCGTCGCCTTCACCGATCCGCCGGTGGAGAGCAAGGAAAGCTCCGACATCGAAGAGCGCCTGCGCAAGAGCGAGAAGAAAAAGCGCGAGTTGCAAAAGCAGATTCAGAAACTGCTGGGGCAGTAAGCTCGGCACAATCCAATAGCCCAAAGCAAAAACGGCCGGTGATCTCTCACCGGCCGTTTTCATTTGTTCAATTGCCCGATGGCTTACGCCTTCTCCAGCGGTCCCTTGGCCGAACCCGAACCCTTGCCCGACTTCGGCTTCTTGGCGGCGCCGCGCTTCGCCGGCAGCTTCTCCGGCTTCGGCGTCACGGGGCCGTCGACGAATTCGAAGCCGATGCTTTCCTGATCGACACCGAGCACCGCCTCGTCCTTCTTCAGGACGACGCGGACATGACCGCCATTCTTGAGCTTGCCGAACAAGAGTTCGTCGGCCAGCGGCTTCTTGATGTGCTCCTGGATCACGCGGCCCATCGGTCGCGCACCCATCTGCTCGTCGTAGCCGTGCTGGATCAGCCAGGCCTTGGCGGGATCGGACAGTTCGATGGTGACGTCGCGGTCTGCGAGCTGGGCCTCCAGCTGCAGCACGAACTTCTCCACCACCATGCCGATCACATCCGAATTCAGATGTGCGAAGGACACGACCGCATCGAGGCGGTTGCGGAATTCCGGCGCGAACTGCCGGTTGATCGCCTCCTGATCCTCGCCTTCCCGCTTGCCGCGGGTAAAGCCGAAGGCCGCACGTGCCATGTCGGCGGCGCCGGCATTGGTCGTCATGATCAGGATCACGTTACGGAACGACACCTGCTTACCATTGTGGTCGGTCAGCCGTCCGTGATCCATCACCTGCAGCAGCACGTTGTACAGATCCGGATGCGCCTTCTCG
It contains:
- a CDS encoding PilZ domain-containing protein, whose translation is MDERRKNVRDKVIYGAVASKDQKAKECVVRDISEDGARIEFGSGARLPKDELTLNIARKGRSFLARIVWWRDNIVGVAFTDPPVESKESSDIEERLRKSEKKKRELQKQIQKLLGQ
- a CDS encoding glycine/sarcosine/betaine reductase selenoprotein B family protein, giving the protein MADARDDTSGFASDDDVPIQYMARTRAYYQAIGYDVPYRWAHHIDTPFQPLKKPLAQSRVAIVTTAAPFDPDKGDQGPGALYNGGAKFYQVYDGDTSVDHDLRISHIAYDRVHTRADDSGTWFPLPALRALAASGRIGSVAPRFYGAPTNRSHRVTLETDAPEIVKRAKADSVDVAVLVPNCPVCHQTISLVARELEANGIATVVAGCAKDIVEHAAVPRFLFSDFPLGNSAGKPHDKASQAQTLELALRMLESAVGPQTTLQSPQRWARDAVWKRDYNNVALLSAEELARRRAEFDRQKDIARGLRETAG